Proteins encoded within one genomic window of Burkholderiaceae bacterium:
- a CDS encoding Putative transmembrane protein yields the protein MNRTRALVFGLACLLSASAMAQWQWIDKDGHKVFSDRAPPADIPDQNILQRPTMVAPAAVAPVGAEPGNAAVPAPKIGGQDKALEQKKKQVEEAAAAKKKAEEEKIARAQADNCARARQSMLQLQSGVRIATMNDKGERVFMDDAARAAETQRVQGIIGSDCH from the coding sequence ATGAATCGAACCCGCGCGCTCGTCTTCGGTCTGGCCTGCTTGCTGTCGGCTTCCGCGATGGCCCAATGGCAGTGGATCGACAAGGACGGCCACAAGGTGTTCAGCGACCGGGCGCCGCCGGCCGACATCCCCGATCAGAACATCCTGCAGCGCCCCACGATGGTTGCGCCAGCGGCGGTCGCGCCGGTCGGTGCCGAACCGGGCAACGCCGCGGTGCCAGCGCCGAAGATCGGCGGTCAGGACAAGGCCTTGGAACAAAAGAAGAAGCAGGTCGAAGAAGCCGCGGCCGCGAAGAAGAAGGCCGAGGAAGAAAAGATCGCCCGTGCGCAGGCCGACAATTGCGCCCGCGCCCGCCAGTCGATGCTGCAACTGCAGTCCGGCGTGCGCATTGCGACCATGAACGACAAGGGCGAGCGGGTGTTCATGGACGACGCTGCCCGCGCCGCCGAGACCCAGCGGGTACAAGGCATCATCGGTTCCGACTGCCACTGA
- a CDS encoding UPF0125 protein RatB, whose protein sequence is MAIRICVVYSARPRHNHEVQLLLADGATLRDAVQASGLLEAFPEVDLATASVGIWGRRAALDQLLRDRDRVEIYRPLTVDPKVARRERFRRQGSRGAGLFSHTLAGKGTRGGDAAD, encoded by the coding sequence ATGGCGATCCGGATCTGTGTCGTCTATTCGGCCCGTCCCAGGCACAACCACGAGGTGCAACTGCTGCTAGCGGACGGCGCCACCCTGCGCGATGCGGTACAGGCCAGCGGCCTGCTCGAGGCGTTTCCCGAGGTCGATCTGGCCACGGCCAGCGTCGGCATCTGGGGCCGTAGGGCGGCGCTCGATCAGCTGCTGCGCGATCGCGACCGGGTCGAAATCTACCGGCCGCTCACCGTGGACCCGAAGGTCGCGCGGCGCGAGCGATTCCGCCGTCAGGGCAGCAGGGGTGCCGGGCTGTTTTCCCATACGCTCGCAGGCAAGGGCACGCGGGGCGGCGACGCGGCCGACTGA